In the Candidatus Saccharimonas aalborgensis genome, one interval contains:
- a CDS encoding M15 family metallopeptidase, whose amino-acid sequence MPTKKKSAASQRIPRLPIALVLFTALLLGGLFCIDLWQRAQDTQRHAAQQRDFALIDANIRTLLQQKLDKAQSRERQAATQLQQFVAHDPVPTETPCDISSPATLTVVVNKKHCIEPQSWTPQNLTLVEGFFVRQEMAGQLTSLLSTIRSTGATISLTSAFRSYDNQIATYNEGVNITGTTALADSTRARPGYSEHQTGLAIDVKAGNCALECFASTPAYTWLQAHAAEYGFIERYQQGMTPITGYSPEPWHWRYVGRTVALDMKAKNLKTLEAYYDITGGDYS is encoded by the coding sequence ATGCCAACAAAGAAGAAATCTGCTGCCTCTCAACGTATCCCTCGACTGCCCATAGCGCTCGTACTGTTCACCGCACTTCTGCTCGGTGGACTTTTTTGTATCGATCTGTGGCAGCGAGCCCAAGATACACAGCGACATGCAGCTCAGCAGCGAGACTTTGCGCTCATCGATGCAAATATACGGACGCTCTTGCAGCAAAAACTTGACAAAGCCCAATCGCGTGAGAGACAAGCGGCAACCCAACTCCAACAGTTCGTCGCACATGATCCGGTGCCGACCGAAACTCCCTGTGATATCTCATCACCAGCGACGCTCACAGTGGTAGTAAACAAAAAGCACTGTATAGAGCCACAGTCCTGGACACCACAAAACCTTACACTTGTCGAAGGGTTCTTCGTTCGCCAAGAGATGGCTGGGCAACTTACGTCACTTCTTTCTACTATCAGGTCAACTGGCGCAACTATCTCGCTTACCAGTGCGTTTCGTTCCTATGACAACCAGATAGCGACCTACAATGAAGGTGTTAATATCACCGGAACTACGGCCTTGGCCGATAGTACACGCGCGCGCCCTGGCTATAGCGAGCACCAAACGGGGCTGGCGATAGATGTCAAGGCGGGAAATTGCGCGCTGGAGTGTTTTGCCAGCACCCCAGCGTATACCTGGCTGCAAGCTCACGCTGCTGAGTATGGGTTCATTGAACGGTATCAACAGGGCATGACCCCAATCACTGGCTATTCACCCGAACCGTGGCATTGGCGATATGTTGGCCGCACCGTTGCTCTTGATATGAAAGCCAAAAACCTCAAAACACTCGAGGCATATTACGACATCACGGGCGGCGATTATTCCTAA
- a CDS encoding phosphatidate cytidylyltransferase: MNKTQKPKLSGFRKKAAEGFLLGAVVISLFPWAITRWVVIPAVWLLLVLELANVSSWHNKLWDRLPWRARLLMDRPQCPGASNRILPLFVVMTTGLAVSILWLYSSWQFLLVLLINAVFTDVWAQVGGMLAKKRAIRQGRAAPKQFSPDSPNKTWVGVVSGLVGGALSGFVAAWVLVTFCGLGISWFAYPLMLGGPIVVVLGDLFESRLKREVEIKDLSRFFGSHGGACDRLDGLASYLATVALTIYALIYWPWWTWLLVAAWDAIVICELMRPRRRTT; encoded by the coding sequence ATGAACAAGACGCAGAAGCCAAAGCTCAGCGGCTTCCGCAAGAAGGCGGCCGAGGGGTTCCTGCTCGGCGCCGTCGTGATCTCCCTCTTCCCGTGGGCGATTACGCGCTGGGTAGTGATCCCGGCTGTCTGGCTCCTTCTCGTGCTGGAGCTGGCCAACGTCTCATCTTGGCACAACAAGCTCTGGGACAGGCTACCATGGCGGGCGCGGCTCCTGATGGATCGACCCCAGTGTCCCGGTGCATCAAACCGGATCCTGCCGCTGTTTGTCGTCATGACGACGGGGCTGGCGGTATCGATACTGTGGCTCTACTCTTCATGGCAATTCCTTCTCGTGTTGTTGATCAACGCCGTCTTTACCGATGTGTGGGCCCAGGTGGGTGGCATGTTGGCCAAGAAGCGTGCCATTCGTCAGGGTCGCGCTGCTCCGAAGCAATTCTCTCCTGACTCGCCCAACAAGACATGGGTAGGTGTGGTGAGTGGACTTGTCGGTGGCGCGCTCAGCGGGTTCGTTGCCGCGTGGGTGCTGGTGACATTCTGCGGGCTGGGAATCTCGTGGTTCGCTTACCCGCTCATGCTGGGAGGCCCGATCGTGGTGGTCCTGGGCGACCTCTTTGAGAGCCGCCTCAAGCGCGAGGTAGAAATCAAGGACCTGAGTCGGTTCTTTGGCTCCCACGGTGGGGCCTGTGACCGGCTTGATGGTCTGGCATCCTACCTCGCGACGGTGGCATTGACCATTTACGCGCTGATTTACTGGCCGTGGTGGACCTGGCTGCTCGTTGCTGCCTGGGATGCAATCGTCATTTGTGAGCTCATGCGCCCACGTCGGCGCACGACCTGA
- the rplK gene encoding 50S ribosomal protein L11, whose translation MAKQVIGNLKLRIPAGRATAGPPVGSTLGQWGLNMMDFINPFNEATKDMMGKDVIVHIQVFEDRTFAWKSLGQPVDDMIREKIGIKKGSGKPHTEKVGKISRKQLEEIAETKMKQLNAIDMDGAVKVIAGTARSMGVEVTD comes from the coding sequence ATGGCAAAACAAGTTATCGGTAACTTGAAGCTCCGCATCCCCGCAGGTCGCGCCACCGCTGGTCCTCCAGTCGGAAGCACGCTCGGTCAGTGGGGCCTCAACATGATGGATTTTATCAATCCATTCAACGAAGCAACCAAAGATATGATGGGCAAGGACGTCATCGTTCACATTCAGGTGTTCGAAGATCGCACCTTTGCGTGGAAAAGTCTCGGTCAACCCGTTGACGACATGATTCGCGAAAAGATCGGCATCAAAAAAGGCAGCGGCAAACCGCACACCGAGAAAGTCGGCAAAATCTCTCGTAAACAACTCGAGGAAATCGCTGAAACCAAGATGAAACAGCTCAATGCCATCGACATGGATGGTGCGGTCAAGGTCATCGCTGGTACCGCCCGCAGTATGGGCGTCGAAGTCACCGACTAA
- a CDS encoding ABC transporter ATP-binding protein produces the protein MNKTTKQIGGGMLIADLKAILAEMRQDPTVAPELPVVARAIRRTFAWEVLSELLQVLQSVPVMFFTNELVRPGPESPRNIALVALSFAVLYKVNQLVANRMGLHRNDVFWGSWRVWWGYGNRRLLRQSTDWHTAHSTGEKDSLIGKNIGRFQELFDEALFNTIPVLLRISLTTAFMFVLGWQFGLVAIVTMVLYGYVLTRTERTMHPHREEFQTRMKQVEDNGSELTRNWRTIRTLGLEEHFSDRNEVLLRDFWHDEYPRHQTWARCISRQDDILIVSRASLYLVLGLVALRSGSSEAIGSLILATTWMERAYSNYWRLSDFQRLLGRGQEALRELVAFLALKPSVTNTDQPRWPRRVRGTVSFRNVWFAYPGDSRESTISQFDLRVPAHTSLAFVGESGSGKSTLMRLLAREYDPCVGSITVDGIDLRDIDYRRYRHELIAVVSQTIELFDRTIADNIRIARPDATMDEVIESAKAAGAHEFIMATDHGYDSRIGEDGLTLSGGQRQRLAIARALLMKPAILILDEATSALDAMSQAEVQATIDGLIQQRVCTVFIIAHRLSTIRDADRIVVMDKGQMAASGIHKELLSHSAIYRRMNGLENGSHS, from the coding sequence ATGAACAAAACAACAAAACAGATAGGAGGAGGTATGCTTATCGCAGACCTAAAAGCGATTTTGGCGGAAATGCGTCAAGATCCGACCGTTGCTCCTGAACTACCCGTGGTAGCACGTGCGATTCGACGTACGTTTGCCTGGGAGGTTCTCAGCGAGCTGCTCCAAGTCCTTCAGTCCGTACCAGTGATGTTTTTTACGAATGAACTGGTTCGCCCGGGACCGGAGAGCCCTCGAAACATCGCGCTTGTCGCACTCAGTTTCGCTGTTCTTTATAAAGTAAATCAGCTTGTCGCCAATCGTATGGGCCTGCATCGTAATGATGTGTTTTGGGGCTCATGGCGCGTTTGGTGGGGCTATGGCAATCGTCGACTGCTCCGCCAGAGTACCGACTGGCACACAGCTCACAGTACTGGTGAGAAAGATTCGTTGATCGGCAAAAATATTGGACGGTTCCAAGAACTGTTTGATGAAGCGCTGTTCAATACGATCCCAGTACTGCTGCGTATCAGTCTGACGACGGCGTTTATGTTTGTGCTTGGCTGGCAATTTGGTCTCGTGGCTATCGTGACGATGGTGCTTTATGGCTATGTCCTGACACGGACAGAGCGAACCATGCACCCTCACCGCGAAGAGTTTCAGACACGCATGAAGCAAGTCGAGGACAATGGCAGTGAATTGACGCGCAACTGGCGGACAATTCGAACGCTTGGTCTCGAGGAACACTTCAGTGATCGCAACGAAGTACTGCTGCGCGACTTTTGGCACGATGAGTACCCTCGTCACCAGACCTGGGCTCGTTGTATCTCGCGTCAGGACGATATCTTGATAGTGAGTCGAGCGTCACTCTACCTTGTGCTGGGCCTTGTTGCTCTACGTTCAGGCAGCAGTGAAGCCATCGGTTCGCTGATCCTGGCAACGACATGGATGGAGCGTGCCTATAGCAATTACTGGCGTCTGAGTGACTTCCAGCGATTGCTTGGACGCGGACAAGAGGCACTCAGAGAGCTAGTCGCGTTTTTGGCGCTCAAGCCGAGTGTCACCAACACTGATCAGCCACGCTGGCCGCGCCGTGTACGCGGAACCGTCAGTTTCCGAAATGTGTGGTTTGCCTATCCAGGTGATTCGAGAGAATCGACTATCTCACAGTTCGATCTGCGCGTTCCTGCACACACCTCGCTGGCTTTTGTTGGCGAGAGTGGCAGTGGCAAATCGACGCTGATGCGTTTGCTCGCACGTGAGTACGACCCCTGTGTCGGCAGCATTACCGTCGATGGTATCGACCTACGTGATATCGACTATCGGCGCTATCGTCATGAGTTGATTGCTGTCGTGAGCCAGACGATCGAGCTATTTGATCGCACCATCGCAGACAATATTCGTATTGCTCGGCCTGATGCGACGATGGACGAAGTCATCGAGTCGGCGAAGGCTGCCGGTGCGCATGAGTTCATCATGGCGACAGATCACGGATACGACAGTCGGATCGGTGAAGATGGTTTGACACTTTCGGGTGGTCAACGCCAGCGACTCGCGATTGCACGCGCGTTGCTGATGAAGCCAGCGATCTTGATTTTGGACGAAGCAACCTCGGCGCTCGATGCAATGAGTCAGGCAGAAGTCCAGGCCACTATCGACGGGCTGATACAGCAACGAGTGTGCACGGTGTTCATCATCGCCCATCGTCTTAGCACTATTCGCGATGCCGATCGCATCGTGGTGATGGACAAGGGGCAGATGGCTGCCAGTGGGATTCACAAAGAGTTACTCTCGCACAGCGCCATCTATCGTCGGATGAATGGTCTCGAGAACGGTTCTCACTCCTAA
- the nusG gene encoding transcription termination/antitermination protein NusG, with amino-acid sequence MAHKNRYDGTRQWYAIHTYSGYEEKVADAIKQRIQAVDMADKIFDAMVPKEKQIQIKNGKRKVVEAKIFQGYVLVEMKLTDETWYIVRNTPGVTGFVGSGTEPTPVSDAEISKIKKRMGVEDPKHQIDFQPGEVVNITDGPFKGFDGAVSEIDTAKGKLKVMVSMFGRDTPVELDALQVKKV; translated from the coding sequence ATGGCACACAAGAATCGATATGATGGTACTCGTCAATGGTACGCAATCCACACCTATAGCGGCTACGAAGAAAAAGTCGCCGATGCAATCAAACAGCGTATTCAGGCTGTCGATATGGCAGACAAGATCTTTGACGCTATGGTGCCAAAGGAAAAGCAGATTCAGATCAAAAACGGCAAACGAAAAGTCGTTGAGGCCAAGATATTCCAAGGCTATGTACTCGTCGAGATGAAACTAACCGATGAGACATGGTACATTGTCCGTAATACACCTGGCGTGACTGGGTTTGTCGGTAGTGGTACTGAGCCAACGCCTGTTTCAGACGCAGAGATCTCAAAGATCAAAAAACGTATGGGTGTCGAAGACCCCAAGCATCAGATCGACTTCCAGCCGGGAGAAGTGGTCAACATCACCGATGGACCATTCAAGGGCTTTGATGGCGCGGTAAGTGAAATCGACACCGCCAAGGGTAAGCTCAAGGTCATGGTCAGCATGTTTGGCCGCGACACGCCCGTCGAGCTCGATGCACTCCAGGTCAAAAAAGTCTAA
- the secE gene encoding preprotein translocase subunit SecE, with product MATPAKSSTPKITRITANDSGSKKSKKPVAPKRTRKVVSDDGDKLVRRTRNPFFAIWRYLKGSWYELRQVRWPDRRTTWAMTGALLLFTAFFVVVILLLDAGFQYLFNIILRK from the coding sequence GTGGCGACACCAGCAAAATCATCAACACCCAAGATCACGCGCATTACAGCAAATGATAGTGGTTCAAAAAAATCAAAAAAACCAGTAGCGCCCAAAAGGACACGGAAGGTAGTGAGTGACGATGGCGACAAGCTAGTACGACGTACTCGCAATCCATTTTTCGCTATCTGGCGGTACCTAAAGGGTTCATGGTATGAGCTCCGTCAAGTTCGCTGGCCAGACCGGCGCACCACCTGGGCCATGACGGGCGCGCTGCTGCTCTTTACTGCGTTTTTTGTCGTCGTTATTTTGCTACTCGACGCAGGTTTTCAATATTTGTTTAACATTATTTTGAGGAAATAA
- a CDS encoding sensor histidine kinase — protein sequence MMSEGGLPNVNARTEQLIRFAGFLVPVILMFYGLLLMMGAVKNEHPFNLTAFAYISVGWAILSVYQFLVPAKTRLDTAVRLVLYHALSVAYILFVSGLDMPFMATWVVLLLASFTFWGRDGLNLSILALFATMLADILLTMDQAEYIARDIMYFLGTLLVGYVAATIMSIQRVDRDELARSQSEESHQRDRIMTLVNNLADGILSTDNHGVIQVFNAATLNLLDTNTSLNGKHIDDVIRLLDKDNKRFKFSSAFRSARGVISRDDLSATISEETLHLSVIFSPIRGTDSDDETDGYIVILRDITKQKSLEEERDEFISVVSHELRTPITIAEGTLSNVQLMMTREDIPKATLATNVTIAHDQVLFLAKMVNDLSTLSRAERGVADAPESINVSDLIHDLYNEYAPQAETKGLKFNLDLDPGLGEVVASRLYLKELLQNFVTNAIKYTKEGSVLVSVKAADTTLKFSVQDTGIGMSKSDQKHVFEKFWRSEDYRTRETGGTGLGLYVARKLAKKLGVTIEMTSRLNHGSTFGFSMSRR from the coding sequence ATGATGAGCGAGGGTGGCCTGCCAAATGTCAACGCGCGTACCGAGCAACTGATCCGATTTGCTGGGTTTCTGGTGCCTGTTATTTTGATGTTTTATGGGCTGCTTCTCATGATGGGCGCCGTCAAAAACGAGCATCCGTTTAATCTCACAGCATTTGCGTATATCTCTGTTGGCTGGGCTATATTGAGTGTGTACCAGTTTCTCGTCCCAGCAAAAACACGGCTTGATACTGCCGTGCGGCTTGTGCTGTACCATGCGCTCTCAGTTGCCTATATCCTGTTTGTCTCAGGACTTGATATGCCATTTATGGCAACCTGGGTAGTACTTCTCCTTGCATCATTTACCTTTTGGGGCAGAGATGGGCTCAACCTGAGCATCCTGGCGCTTTTTGCCACCATGCTCGCCGATATTTTACTGACTATGGACCAGGCCGAGTACATAGCGCGTGATATCATGTACTTTCTCGGTACACTTCTGGTCGGCTACGTTGCAGCGACAATTATGTCGATCCAACGTGTAGACCGAGACGAATTAGCGCGTAGTCAATCCGAGGAATCTCACCAACGTGATCGTATCATGACCCTCGTCAATAACCTTGCCGATGGTATATTGAGCACCGACAATCACGGTGTTATCCAGGTATTCAACGCCGCGACACTCAATTTACTCGACACTAATACAAGTCTTAACGGCAAGCATATTGATGATGTAATCCGCTTGCTCGACAAGGACAACAAACGCTTCAAGTTTTCGAGTGCATTTCGATCTGCACGCGGAGTCATATCCAGAGATGACCTCAGTGCCACCATATCAGAGGAAACACTCCATCTATCAGTTATTTTCTCGCCTATCAGAGGAACTGATAGTGACGATGAAACCGACGGCTATATTGTTATTCTGCGCGACATAACAAAACAAAAAAGTCTCGAGGAAGAGCGAGACGAGTTTATCTCGGTAGTGAGCCATGAGCTACGTACGCCCATCACCATTGCTGAGGGTACTCTGAGCAATGTTCAGCTCATGATGACCAGGGAGGACATTCCAAAAGCCACGCTCGCAACCAATGTCACTATCGCCCACGATCAGGTACTCTTTCTCGCAAAAATGGTCAATGACCTCAGTACCCTCAGCCGTGCCGAACGTGGTGTCGCGGATGCACCTGAGTCTATCAATGTGAGCGATCTCATCCACGATCTCTACAATGAATACGCGCCTCAAGCCGAGACAAAAGGCCTCAAGTTTAATCTTGACCTTGATCCTGGCCTTGGTGAAGTGGTAGCCAGCCGTCTCTACCTCAAGGAGCTGTTGCAAAACTTTGTTACCAATGCAATCAAATACACCAAAGAGGGCAGTGTGCTTGTATCGGTCAAGGCAGCCGATACTACACTCAAGTTTTCCGTCCAGGACACTGGCATTGGCATGAGCAAATCAGACCAAAAGCATGTGTTCGAGAAGTTCTGGCGAAGTGAAGATTACCGTACTAGGGAGACGGGTGGTACCGGTCTCGGTTTGTACGTCGCGAGAAAACTAGCCAAGAAACTTGGGGTTACTATAGAGATGACCTCACGACTCAACCATGGGTCGACATTTGGGTTTAGCATGTCACGTCGCTAG
- a CDS encoding M48 family metallopeptidase, protein MALLHDKEFGDITVTRASRMRSVRIHVDTSGKLSIKAPLMTPLVYLRGVVASSRGDLRELLAKQPKKITYQDGTIIGKTHTIAVIKTGMVDHPKVKIERKKLLVYLPPGHTLESRAVQQLIRDSVIIVLRKEAKSYLNNRLSTLGEQLGLSYERIRFSHAGTRWGSCSSTGTISLNIGLMKLKDELIDYVIIHELCHTRHMNHSKAFWQLVGQYDPHYKLHRRQIARETPSV, encoded by the coding sequence ATGGCGCTACTTCATGATAAAGAGTTTGGTGACATCACCGTGACCCGTGCGTCCCGCATGCGTAGTGTCCGTATTCACGTTGATACCTCAGGCAAGCTCTCGATCAAAGCACCCCTCATGACGCCGCTCGTCTACCTAAGAGGCGTTGTGGCATCATCACGCGGCGACTTACGCGAACTTCTAGCTAAGCAACCAAAAAAAATAACCTACCAAGATGGCACGATTATTGGAAAAACTCACACTATCGCTGTTATCAAAACAGGGATGGTTGATCACCCGAAGGTAAAAATCGAGCGCAAGAAGCTGCTCGTCTATTTACCCCCTGGTCATACACTCGAATCGAGAGCCGTTCAGCAGTTAATTCGCGACTCAGTCATAATAGTGTTGCGCAAAGAAGCAAAATCATATCTAAATAATCGCTTGTCAACCCTCGGGGAACAGCTTGGGCTCAGCTATGAGCGGATTCGCTTCTCACATGCAGGTACTCGGTGGGGAAGCTGTAGCTCGACGGGCACAATAAGCCTCAATATCGGCCTGATGAAACTAAAAGACGAGCTCATCGACTATGTCATCATCCACGAACTCTGCCATACGAGACACATGAACCACTCAAAGGCATTTTGGCAGCTTGTCGGCCAGTACGATCCGCACTACAAATTGCATCGACGACAGATTGCCCGCGAAACGCCCTCAGTATAA
- a CDS encoding AAA family ATPase — protein sequence MRSLHLTDPHAIMMVGLPGSGKSFFAKQFAETFHMPCIDSRAFASFTKDTPSLQAITAIVANEIVKTGQSFVYEGFTDSRTVRTEFCKWVRKHGYKPVIVWVQVDSETAQDRTLKAYDMTPGDYDEIARKFSPPHPSETPVVISGKHTYATQVKAVLSRLTKERASRVIAVRDEPVPASISQKR from the coding sequence ATGAGATCATTACATCTTACCGATCCTCATGCGATCATGATGGTAGGGCTTCCTGGGAGTGGAAAAAGCTTTTTTGCCAAACAGTTTGCTGAGACGTTTCATATGCCGTGTATCGATAGTCGCGCCTTTGCTTCTTTTACCAAAGACACGCCATCCTTACAGGCAATCACTGCAATCGTTGCCAACGAAATCGTCAAAACTGGTCAGAGTTTTGTGTATGAGGGATTCACCGATTCGAGGACTGTCCGCACCGAGTTTTGCAAATGGGTGCGAAAGCATGGCTACAAGCCTGTCATCGTATGGGTGCAGGTTGACAGCGAAACAGCCCAAGATCGTACTCTCAAGGCATACGATATGACGCCAGGTGACTACGACGAAATTGCTCGAAAGTTTAGCCCGCCGCATCCGTCTGAAACACCTGTTGTCATCAGTGGTAAACACACCTACGCGACGCAAGTCAAAGCCGTGCTTAGTCGATTGACAAAAGAACGTGCTTCAAGGGTCATCGCTGTTCGCGACGAACCCGTACCCGCATCTATTAGCCAGAAGCGGTAG
- a CDS encoding DUF7507 domain-containing protein yields the protein MKLARAVIIGGIVALLSLVVLGHLEGDNALALNPSARDCDNNSIIYCGAITPDELATKYAQNKTGDLPALYSHYGISATMINAKSQKQGYVTKAGDVYYNGKVVAKKAISVGRQYNTGSWAVGIDGRTYYERYTGTNYAAGVDAIAVHIWFDANGKFVAAVMYSCGNALIATPVEVPTVACDTLTVEKISRTQYRLTGKAHATGGATIKAIHYYAFDSVSKPVVGVAGPDGQSTSTVTMTIPNPGTYKLQAIALTSMGNTSSDGCTKSVVVDQEPCPIPGKENLPKNSPQCVEDKPGVSITKMVNNAEHQTVLVGSIYEYEISVKNTGNVPLKDVVVTDTAPAGVAFISASSGEITGGTWRNTLPTLAVGESLSFTIAAKIAAYKAGVIKNIACVETPTVPGGNPDDCDDATVETVRMIDVCDLRSHTIVRINEKDFNGDHMTKDVSQCEDLKVCRLSDKTVVTIKKSQFDAQLYSKTLNDCVPKPQPTPPVTPPTVELPHTGIIDTFGSSLGLGSLVGASHYYVASRRSVR from the coding sequence ATGAAACTAGCAAGAGCAGTTATTATTGGAGGCATCGTAGCGTTGTTGTCGCTCGTTGTACTCGGACATCTTGAGGGTGATAATGCCCTAGCGCTCAACCCAAGTGCGAGAGACTGTGACAACAATTCGATTATCTATTGTGGTGCTATTACGCCTGATGAGCTAGCCACAAAATATGCTCAAAATAAAACCGGTGATTTGCCTGCTCTGTATAGCCATTATGGTATCAGCGCGACGATGATCAACGCAAAGTCTCAAAAACAAGGCTATGTTACAAAAGCCGGCGACGTCTACTACAACGGCAAAGTTGTCGCAAAAAAAGCCATCAGCGTGGGCCGGCAGTACAATACCGGTAGTTGGGCGGTTGGCATCGACGGTCGCACCTATTATGAGCGCTATACTGGCACAAATTACGCTGCCGGAGTTGACGCGATCGCCGTTCATATTTGGTTCGATGCTAATGGCAAGTTTGTCGCCGCGGTTATGTACTCATGTGGCAATGCGCTTATCGCAACGCCTGTCGAAGTACCGACCGTCGCCTGTGACACGCTCACTGTTGAAAAGATCAGCCGTACACAATATCGTTTGACCGGCAAAGCACACGCAACTGGGGGTGCTACCATTAAGGCGATTCACTATTATGCATTTGACTCAGTTAGCAAGCCAGTGGTGGGAGTAGCAGGTCCCGATGGACAGTCGACAAGCACCGTGACAATGACCATTCCTAATCCCGGAACCTATAAGCTTCAAGCGATTGCTCTCACGAGTATGGGCAATACATCGAGCGATGGGTGTACCAAATCTGTCGTTGTCGATCAAGAACCCTGCCCTATTCCGGGCAAAGAGAATTTGCCAAAGAACAGCCCGCAATGTGTCGAGGATAAGCCCGGTGTTTCGATCACAAAGATGGTCAACAATGCCGAGCATCAGACGGTCCTTGTTGGTAGTATCTATGAGTATGAGATTTCAGTAAAAAATACCGGCAATGTGCCGCTCAAAGATGTTGTTGTGACTGATACGGCGCCGGCGGGGGTTGCCTTTATTTCAGCCAGTAGTGGTGAGATAACGGGCGGCACATGGCGCAACACGCTACCTACACTCGCTGTTGGCGAGTCACTCAGTTTCACCATTGCGGCAAAGATCGCCGCGTACAAGGCTGGTGTCATCAAGAACATTGCTTGTGTTGAAACGCCGACTGTACCTGGCGGCAATCCGGATGATTGTGACGATGCGACGGTCGAGACAGTTCGCATGATTGACGTGTGCGATTTGCGTTCACACACGATTGTTCGGATTAATGAAAAAGACTTTAATGGTGATCACATGACAAAAGACGTGTCGCAATGTGAAGACCTCAAGGTCTGTCGTCTGAGCGACAAGACAGTCGTTACTATCAAGAAAAGTCAATTTGACGCTCAGCTTTACTCAAAAACGCTCAATGACTGTGTGCCTAAGCCTCAGCCTACTCCCCCCGTAACTCCACCCACCGTCGAACTTCCTCATACCGGTATCATCGATACGTTCGGGAGCAGTCTTGGACTTGGAAGCCTGGTTGGTGCAAGTCACTACTACGTTGCGAGCCGTCGGTCGGTGCGTTAG
- a CDS encoding glycosyltransferase family 4 protein — protein sequence MNILMLGWELPPHYVGGMGVVCDQLTKQMVADGADIEFVLPFRADFSAITHMKVTAAIDQDAETLMKSGGTYDSTKFEVIRKDGSSQIRTLYEQVNAFAQNIGHAVDFGRFDVIHVHDWLTLRAGIEAKRQSGLPLFVHIHATEYDRAGGKEGNPLVREIEYIGLHMADHVFAVSERTKQTLIDQYDIPAEKITVARNVMEISPKLINESRETYQYIQAMRDEGYKVVVNAGRMTVQKGLVFLLQTARQVIDRNPKTLFLFVGGGEQIPELQQIASDLGIAKNVIFTGRVEGIGKAWRDAFRVSDLYVMPSVSEPLGMVPYEAISYGTPALVSRQSGISEALVNVLKADYWDTHRMADQIIAVLTHQSLHDTLLKNAQEEITRHTWAPVSSTIKRQYHHVINLRKGQPS from the coding sequence ATGAACATACTGATGCTAGGGTGGGAGCTTCCACCTCACTATGTCGGAGGTATGGGTGTCGTCTGTGACCAACTTACCAAACAAATGGTCGCTGATGGTGCTGATATCGAATTTGTTCTGCCTTTTAGGGCTGATTTTTCGGCTATCACGCACATGAAGGTGACGGCGGCAATAGATCAAGATGCGGAAACCTTGATGAAAAGCGGCGGTACCTACGATTCGACGAAGTTTGAGGTGATTCGAAAGGACGGATCGAGCCAGATACGGACACTGTATGAGCAGGTCAACGCCTTTGCGCAAAACATCGGTCACGCTGTCGATTTTGGACGATTTGATGTTATTCACGTTCACGACTGGTTGACGCTTCGTGCGGGTATCGAGGCAAAGCGCCAGAGCGGGCTCCCCCTCTTTGTGCATATTCATGCTACCGAGTACGATCGTGCTGGCGGTAAAGAGGGTAACCCACTGGTACGTGAAATTGAATATATCGGGTTACACATGGCGGACCATGTCTTTGCCGTTAGCGAACGCACCAAGCAAACCCTCATCGATCAGTATGATATTCCTGCCGAAAAGATTACGGTCGCGCGTAATGTCATGGAGATATCGCCCAAGCTCATCAATGAGTCACGTGAGACCTATCAGTACATCCAGGCGATGCGCGATGAGGGCTATAAGGTTGTGGTAAATGCAGGGCGGATGACTGTCCAAAAAGGTCTGGTGTTTTTGCTTCAAACGGCACGCCAAGTAATCGATCGAAACCCCAAAACGCTCTTTCTTTTTGTTGGTGGCGGCGAACAGATACCGGAGCTGCAACAGATAGCCAGTGATCTTGGCATCGCAAAAAACGTTATTTTCACGGGACGAGTTGAAGGAATCGGCAAAGCATGGCGCGATGCATTTCGCGTCTCAGACTTGTATGTCATGCCTTCTGTCTCTGAGCCTCTCGGTATGGTCCCCTATGAAGCAATCTCCTACGGTACTCCCGCGCTTGTGTCGCGACAGTCTGGTATCAGCGAAGCGCTTGTCAATGTGCTCAAGGCTGATTATTGGGATACTCACCGCATGGCCGATCAGATAATAGCTGTTCTCACCCACCAATCGCTCCATGATACCCTGCTCAAAAATGCGCAGGAGGAGATCACGCGTCATACATGGGCCCCTGTTTCAAGCACAATTAAGAGACAGTATCACCATGTCATCAACCTCAGGAAAGGACAACCATCATGA